From the Ilumatobacteraceae bacterium genome, the window CGAGGCTGCTGCAGCCGAAGCGGCCGAGTCCGACGACAACGCTGACGAGGCGCCCCCCGAAACAGCACCAGGAGACGAATGATGCCGAAGATGAAGACATCGAAAACGGCCGCCAAGCGGTTCAAGAAGACCGGCAAGGGTCAGCTGCGTCACGAGCAGCAGAACAACCAGCACAAGTTCGAGTCGAAGACGTCGAACCGGAAGCACCGCCTCGACCGTGACGCCGACGTGCACCCCTCCGACGAGAAGCGCATCAAGCGCCTGCTCGGCGAGCGCTGACTCGCAGCGACCACTTACTGAACGACACAAGGAGACACCACCATGGCACGCGTCAAGCGCGGCGTGACGAAGACGAAGCGTCACAAGAAGGTCCTGAAACAAGCCAAGGGCTACTACGGCAACAAGAGCCGCTCGTTCCGGGCAGCGAACGAGCAGCTGCTCCACAGCGGGCAGTACGCCTTCCGTGACCGGCGGGCGAAGAAGGGCGAGTTCCGTCGCCTCTGGATCCAGCGGATCAATGCGGCATGTCGTCAGAACGACATGACGTACAGCCGCTTCATCGCCGGCCTCAACGCCGCCGGCATCGAGGTCGACCGCAAGATCCTCGCCGATCTCGCCGTCACCGACGCAGCAGCCTTCTCGGCGCTCGTCGCCCAGGCGAAGGCTGCGCTCTAGGAGCCACGTCCTGAGCGAACCACTCGCGTTCAACAACTCGAAGGTTCAACGACTGCGGCGCCTCTCGGGGCGCCGCAGTGCGCGTTCCGAGGAGGGTTGCTTCGTCGTCGAGGGGCCCGTGTTGATCGCCGAGGCGGTCGCGGCCGGGTGGGAGATCGAGGCCGAGTTCGTGGCCCCGGGAGCCGACGCGGTCTCCGCCGCCCCGCTGTTCGAGTTGGCCGACGGTGTGCTCGAGCGGGTGGCGACGACCGAACGGCCGCAGCCGAACCTCGCCATCGCCCGATCGCGCCCGGGTGAGCGGGCGATGCTGGGCGCAGACGGAACCTGCGATCTGGTGGTCGTCGCCGACCGCCTGAGCGATCCGGGCAACCTCGGCACCATGCTGCGGTCCGCCGAGGCGTCCGGTGTCGACGCCGTGGTGCTCACGCCGGGGTCCGTCGACCCGTTCAACCCGAAAGTGGTTCGGGCGAGCGCCGGAGCGCTGTTCCACGTCCCGGTCGTCGAGGCGAGCCTCGACGAGGTCCGGGCGGCGGGTCTGGAGCTGATCGGCACGTCGTCGCACCAGGGGGAGCGCCACGTCGACGCCGACTGGAGCGGCCGCGTCGCCCTCGTGCTCGGCAACGAGGCGCACGGCTTGGCCGACGACGCCGACGTCGATCGTTGGGTGCGCATCGAGCATCGGGGTCGAGCCGAGAGCCTGAACGTCGCGATGGCGGCCACCGTGCTCGTGTTCGAGGCAGCGCGTCATCGGTCGGAATCGCCCGAAAGTCCCGCCGCACCGGCATGCTGACACCATGACCGACGACCGCACACAGATGGGCGACCGACAGGTCGAGGCACGGATCGGGGCAACCGTCACCGCGCCGGCCGACCTGGCGGTGTCGATCGCGGTCGCCGCCGGTGTGCCGACGTCGCACGAGCGTCTGTCGATCCGGCTCGACGGGGTCGAGGTCGCGGTGTCCGAGATCGTCACCGAGCACGGTGGCCGCATCCACCTGATCAGCGATCTGCATCCGGGCCGTCTCGACATCGACTACGCCGCGACCGTCGACGGTGTCGCCGACGAGGCGAAGGTCTCCGCCTACGACACGTGTCGGTACATGCGTCCGAGCCGGTACTGCCAGTCCGACGAACTCGGACCGTTCGCCCGAGCGGAGTTCGCCGGCCTCTCCGACGACGAGTTGTTGCCGGCGATCTCGAGTTGGGTCGGCGCCAACCTGCTGTACGTGCCCGGCTCGTCGCGTCCGACCGACGGTGCCGTCGCCACGCTGCTCGCTCGCGAGGGTGTGTGCCGCGACTACGCCCATCTCACCACCGCGCTGCTGCGGGCCAACAGCGTGCCGGCCCGGGTCGTGTCGGTGTACGCCCCCGGGCTCGACCCGATGGACTTCCACGCCGTGACCGAGGTCTGTGTCGGAGGAGCCTGGACCGTCGTCGACCCGACCTGTCTCGCCCCGCGCTCGTCGATGGTGCGCATCGCCACGGGTGCCGACGCGACCGACACGGCCTTCATGTCGACCCTCCGCGGTCAGGTCGACCTCGACGAGATGCAGGTCACGGCATACGTGACCGATGCCCTGCCCGTCGACGACGTGTTCGAGCAAGCCACCATCGGCTGACAACCTCTCCTTGGTGGCCACCGACCGGACGCCTAGACTGTCGGCCGTGACGACGGCCCTGCGATTTCGGTGCCCCGGGTGGACCACCCGGGGACGACGCAGCTGAGCGCCGCGTCGGTACCCGAGTCCATCCGGGGATGACGAACTCCGTTCCCGTACGCTCGTCGTGTTTGAAAGGACTCCCGTGATCGACGACATCCGCGCCGCCCGTGACGCAGCGCTCGCACAGGTCGACGCCGCCGATTCCCTCGAATCGGTCACCGCGCTCGATACGCAACTCCTCGGTAAGAAGGGGCAGCTCGCCCAGCTCAAGAAGCAACTGGGCGGTCTCGCCACGATCGACGAGAAGAAGGCGGCCGGCCAGGCCGTCAACGAGGCGATGGAGGCCGTCGGCGCTGCGCTCGAATCTCGAACCGCGGCACTCCGCTCGGCGGCGCTCGACGCTCGCGTCCAGGCCGAACGCATCGATCTGACCGAACACGTCGGCCGACCCACCCGCGGCCACGCCCACCTGGTCACACAGGCCTGGGAGCGGCTCGAAGACGTGTTCGTCGGCCTCGGCTACCGGGTCGCCGAAGGTCCGGAGGTCGAGACCGACTGGCACAACTTCGAAGCCCTCAACATGGGGGAGGGGCACCCGGCGCGCGGCGAGTTCGACACGTTGTTCGTCGACTACGCCCCGGACGGTGGCGAACCCGGTCACACCGTCCTGCGCACCCACACGTCGCCGGTCCAGATCCGGACGATGCTCGAACAGGAGCCGCCGATCTACATCGTCGCCCCCGGACGTGTCTTCCGGCGCGACACACCCGACGCCACCCACATGCCCGTGTTCCACCAGATCGAGGGTCTGGTCATCGACCGCAACATCACGATGGCCCACCTCGCCGGCACGATCGAGGCGTTCACCAAGGCCTTCTTCGGCCCGGGCTGGTCGTCGCGGCTCCGGCCGAGCTATTTCCCGTTCACCGAGCCGTCGGCCGAGTTCGACATCCAGCGGCCCGACGGGTCGTGGCTCGAACTCGGCGGATGCGGCATGGTGCACCCGAACGTGTTGCGTGCCGGTGGGATCGATCCCGAGGAGTGGAGCGGCTTCGCCTTCGGGTTCGGCATCGACCGGATGGCGGTCATGCGGCACCAGGTCGGTGACATCCGCGACATGTTCACCAATGACATCCGCTTCCTGGAACAATTCTGAGACGAGCCACGATGCCCGATCGCTGCGTTCCGCCTCACCGCTCGTTGCCCACAGGCAACTCGGGTTCGTCGCGCCTTGCGCTCGAACATCCTGATCTCGTCTCAGGCCTTCTTGTCGACGTTCTCGGTGCCCGGCCGATTCCTCGGGCGATCACCTCGGAGGTGACCACATGAAGATCTTGTTGTCGTGGCTGAACGAGTACGGGGACTTCGCCGATCCCGCGGATGCTGCTGCGGTGGCGCGGCTCGCCGACGTGTTGACGGCGTTGGGGATGGAGGTCGACTCGGTCGACCACATCGGTGCGACCGTCGACGGCGTCGTCAGCGCCGAAGTGAAACGGCTCGAACAGCACCCCGACGCCGCCAAGGTGCAGCGGGTGTACGTCGACGCCGGCGACGGCGCCGAACGTCACGTCTGGTGCGGCGCGTTCAACATGGCGGTCGGCGACATCGTGCCGCTGGCGACCTTGGGCACCACCATGCCCAACGGGATGAAGATCGAACCCCGTGGCATCCTCGGGATCGACTCGCAGGGCATGCTGTGCGCCGCCGACGAGCTCGGCCTGGGTGACGACCACTCGGGCATCCTCGTCCTGCCGGCGGGGACGCCGCTCGGCGTGCCGTACGGCGAAGTGCTCGGCATCGAGGCCGACGTCCTGATCGACGTCGACGTCACCCGGAATCGACCCGACTGCTGGGGGTACGTCGGCATCGCCCGTGACGTCGCTGCACAGATGGGCATCGAGTTCCGCCCGCCGACGCCCGAGTTGGTGTTCGACGGCCCCGAGCGCACCGCGCCGGTCGAGATCGTCGACGGCGACCGGTGCGGACGGTTCACGTCGGTCGTCATGAGCGGCGTGCGCGTCGCACCGAGCGCTGGGTGGATGCAGCGTCGCCTCGCCGCCGCCGGCATGCGTCCGATCAGCAACGTCGTCGACGTCTCCAACTACGTGACCCTCGAACTCAACCAGCCGACACACGCCTACGACATCGACACGCTCGGAGGTGGTGGGTTCCGCATCCGCGTCGCCACCGACGGTGAACAGCTCACGACGCTCGACGGCGAGACCCGGACGCTCACGCCGAGCGATCTGTTGATCTGCGACGCCGAGGACGTGCCGATCGGGCTCGGCGGCGTCATGGGCGGACTCGACACCGAGATCAGCGAGGCCACCACGACCGTCGCCCACGAGATCGCCTGGTTCACCCCGCTGACCGTGCTCCAGACCTCTGCTCGCCTCGGACTCCGCTCCGAGGCCTCGGCGCGATACGAGCGCGGCTGCGACCCGTACATCATCGAGACCGCGCACGCCCGTTTCGCCGAGTTGCTCCGCGAGACGTGTCCCGACCTCGTCGTCCACGCCGGCATGGCCGACCAGCGGGGATCCTCGATGCCCGAGCGCAACCGTTCGGCCACGGTGCGGGTGATGGAGGTCAACCGCATTCTCGGCACCTCGCTGCAGGGCGACGACCTGCCCCGCCTGCTCGACCCGATCGGCTTCACGGTCACCGGCGACGGTGACACGCGCCAGGTGGCGCTGCCGACTTGGCGGCCCGACAGCGAAGCCGAGGTCGACGTGATCGAAGAGGTCGCCCGGCACTACGGCTACGCCGAACTCGGCAAGGCCGTACCCGAGATCACCAGCCACGGCGGCCTCACGGTTCGTCAGCAACGTCGTCGCCGGCTCCGCCAGGTGCTGCTCGGCATGGGGCTCTCCGAGGCGATGCCCAACCCCTTCCTCGCGC encodes:
- the rpmI gene encoding 50S ribosomal protein L35, with product MPKMKTSKTAAKRFKKTGKGQLRHEQQNNQHKFESKTSNRKHRLDRDADVHPSDEKRIKRLLGER
- the rplT gene encoding 50S ribosomal protein L20 translates to MARVKRGVTKTKRHKKVLKQAKGYYGNKSRSFRAANEQLLHSGQYAFRDRRAKKGEFRRLWIQRINAACRQNDMTYSRFIAGLNAAGIEVDRKILADLAVTDAAAFSALVAQAKAAL
- a CDS encoding RNA methyltransferase, whose product is MLIAEAVAAGWEIEAEFVAPGADAVSAAPLFELADGVLERVATTERPQPNLAIARSRPGERAMLGADGTCDLVVVADRLSDPGNLGTMLRSAEASGVDAVVLTPGSVDPFNPKVVRASAGALFHVPVVEASLDEVRAAGLELIGTSSHQGERHVDADWSGRVALVLGNEAHGLADDADVDRWVRIEHRGRAESLNVAMAATVLVFEAARHRSESPESPAAPAC
- a CDS encoding transglutaminase family protein: MTDDRTQMGDRQVEARIGATVTAPADLAVSIAVAAGVPTSHERLSIRLDGVEVAVSEIVTEHGGRIHLISDLHPGRLDIDYAATVDGVADEAKVSAYDTCRYMRPSRYCQSDELGPFARAEFAGLSDDELLPAISSWVGANLLYVPGSSRPTDGAVATLLAREGVCRDYAHLTTALLRANSVPARVVSVYAPGLDPMDFHAVTEVCVGGAWTVVDPTCLAPRSSMVRIATGADATDTAFMSTLRGQVDLDEMQVTAYVTDALPVDDVFEQATIG
- the pheS gene encoding phenylalanine--tRNA ligase subunit alpha, which produces MIDDIRAARDAALAQVDAADSLESVTALDTQLLGKKGQLAQLKKQLGGLATIDEKKAAGQAVNEAMEAVGAALESRTAALRSAALDARVQAERIDLTEHVGRPTRGHAHLVTQAWERLEDVFVGLGYRVAEGPEVETDWHNFEALNMGEGHPARGEFDTLFVDYAPDGGEPGHTVLRTHTSPVQIRTMLEQEPPIYIVAPGRVFRRDTPDATHMPVFHQIEGLVIDRNITMAHLAGTIEAFTKAFFGPGWSSRLRPSYFPFTEPSAEFDIQRPDGSWLELGGCGMVHPNVLRAGGIDPEEWSGFAFGFGIDRMAVMRHQVGDIRDMFTNDIRFLEQF
- the pheT gene encoding phenylalanine--tRNA ligase subunit beta gives rise to the protein MKILLSWLNEYGDFADPADAAAVARLADVLTALGMEVDSVDHIGATVDGVVSAEVKRLEQHPDAAKVQRVYVDAGDGAERHVWCGAFNMAVGDIVPLATLGTTMPNGMKIEPRGILGIDSQGMLCAADELGLGDDHSGILVLPAGTPLGVPYGEVLGIEADVLIDVDVTRNRPDCWGYVGIARDVAAQMGIEFRPPTPELVFDGPERTAPVEIVDGDRCGRFTSVVMSGVRVAPSAGWMQRRLAAAGMRPISNVVDVSNYVTLELNQPTHAYDIDTLGGGGFRIRVATDGEQLTTLDGETRTLTPSDLLICDAEDVPIGLGGVMGGLDTEISEATTTVAHEIAWFTPLTVLQTSARLGLRSEASARYERGCDPYIIETAHARFAELLRETCPDLVVHAGMADQRGSSMPERNRSATVRVMEVNRILGTSLQGDDLPRLLDPIGFTVTGDGDTRQVALPTWRPDSEAEVDVIEEVARHYGYAELGKAVPEITSHGGLTVRQQRRRRLRQVLLGMGLSEAMPNPFLAPDTLAKAGLDGPTISITNPLVVEESVLRTSLRPGLLEAIAFNESHRRPGVGLFEIGHVYPPGSGDLPDEYEALCVVLAGEEAPAAMAVWREVSAAMGVGARIDQGRVPAGLHSTRSAVLQAGKSPTGAVGEVDPAVLERFEVAERVAILELNLDEVLDREPKPASWSPVSRMPSSDLDLAFVLPEEIPAEKLEKAIRQGAGRLLDDIRLFDVYRGESLGTDRRSLAYRLRLQAPDRNLTDADVAEVRRSVEAATSKLGAELRG